The Paracoccus sp. MC1862 genome includes a window with the following:
- a CDS encoding M17 family metallopeptidase: MPMTEPEFAPADAESRPLWLVAQGDEGPVWPEGVESAFATASGFAGKPGQICLLPGEGGVAGALFGIGKPATPADRPARERFTLARAAEGLPEGTWHLESVPENYDLTHGALGWLFAQYRFDRYKKAEPPKGRLVCPEGVDREAVLAMAAGEYLARDLINTPASGMGPADLEAAARDLAARHGASVEVTQGEALAEGFPMIHAVGRAAGPGRAPRLIDLRFPGEGPAVTLVGKGVCFDTGGLDIKPSASMLIMKKDMGGAANVLGLAETLARLGRAGGLRVLVPAVENSVASDSFRPGDVLTSRKGLTVEVNNTDAEGRLILADALAYAAEDSPRLLLSMATLTGAARVALGPDLPPFFCDDEAVADALYQAGRDHADPIWRMPFWEPYEAMIEPAIADLDNAPGGGFAGAITAALFLRRFTEGAGAYAHFDIYGWQPSAAPGRPKGGVGQGMRAILHALPKIA; the protein is encoded by the coding sequence ATGCCGATGACCGAGCCCGAGTTCGCCCCCGCCGATGCCGAAAGCCGTCCCCTGTGGCTGGTCGCCCAGGGTGACGAAGGGCCGGTCTGGCCCGAGGGTGTGGAGTCCGCCTTCGCGACGGCTTCGGGCTTCGCTGGGAAGCCGGGCCAGATCTGCCTGCTGCCGGGCGAGGGCGGGGTCGCGGGCGCGCTGTTCGGGATCGGCAAGCCCGCCACGCCCGCCGACCGCCCTGCGCGCGAGCGCTTCACGCTGGCTCGCGCCGCCGAGGGGCTGCCCGAAGGGACGTGGCATCTCGAGAGCGTGCCGGAGAACTATGACCTGACGCATGGGGCGCTCGGCTGGCTTTTCGCGCAGTACCGCTTCGACCGCTACAAGAAGGCCGAGCCGCCCAAGGGGCGGCTGGTCTGCCCCGAGGGCGTGGACCGCGAGGCCGTGCTGGCGATGGCCGCCGGCGAATACCTGGCGCGCGACCTCATCAACACGCCCGCATCCGGCATGGGCCCGGCCGATCTGGAAGCCGCCGCCCGTGACTTGGCCGCCCGGCACGGCGCATCCGTCGAGGTGACCCAGGGCGAGGCGCTGGCCGAAGGCTTCCCCATGATCCACGCCGTGGGTCGCGCTGCCGGGCCGGGCCGCGCCCCCCGACTGATCGACCTGCGCTTTCCGGGCGAGGGGCCTGCGGTCACGCTGGTCGGCAAGGGGGTCTGCTTCGACACCGGGGGTTTGGACATCAAGCCCTCGGCCTCGATGCTCATCATGAAGAAGGACATGGGCGGGGCCGCGAACGTGCTGGGGCTGGCCGAGACGCTGGCACGCTTGGGTCGCGCGGGCGGGCTGCGGGTGCTGGTCCCCGCGGTGGAGAACTCCGTTGCGAGCGACAGCTTCCGCCCGGGCGACGTGCTGACCAGCCGCAAGGGCCTGACGGTCGAGGTCAACAACACCGACGCCGAGGGCCGTCTGATCCTCGCCGATGCGCTGGCTTATGCCGCCGAGGACAGCCCGCGCCTGCTGCTGTCCATGGCGACGCTGACGGGGGCCGCGCGGGTGGCGCTGGGCCCGGACCTGCCGCCCTTCTTCTGCGACGACGAGGCGGTGGCGGATGCACTCTATCAGGCGGGCCGCGACCACGCCGACCCCATCTGGCGGATGCCCTTCTGGGAGCCTTACGAGGCCATGATCGAGCCTGCCATCGCAGACCTCGACAATGCGCCGGGCGGAGGCTTCGCGGGCGCGATCACCGCCGCGCTGTTCCTGCGCCGCTTCACCGAAGGCGCGGGGGCCTACGCGCATTTCGACATCTACGGCTGGCAGCCCTCGGCCGCGCCGGGGCGGCCCAAGGGCGGCGTGGGGCAGGGGATGCGGGCGATCCTGCACGCGCTGCCGAAGATCGCCTGA
- a CDS encoding saccharopine dehydrogenase C-terminal domain-containing protein, with amino-acid sequence MTIHWVGTGLSSIPGLRRLLKGKVPVAVWNRTVEKAREAVGDLATDIREYTSQALASAVQPGDVVVSMLPADQHPVVARICIEKKAHFVSSSYISPEMAALEQAAMDAGVALVNEVGLDPGIDHLMAHELVADYRHVARPGDRISFTSYCGGIPRHPNPFRYKFSWSPLGVLRALRSPSLSIRDGEERKVERPWHAIEPYEAPLPVPEHFEVYPNRDSTAFIGQYGFDPGWEIRDFVRGTIRLKGWSEAWSDVFAEVEGLAGPEGDARLREMADEFWSRHAYAEGEPDRVVLFVRLAAMRGNEAVFDKEWVLDAQGDKNGTAMAQLVSIPVALAVEAVLAGAFPAGVHAAPDDPDLIGRWLVETGEIADHMAKVDHLKA; translated from the coding sequence ATGACGATCCACTGGGTCGGAACCGGACTTTCCTCGATCCCCGGCCTGCGTCGGCTGCTGAAGGGCAAGGTCCCTGTCGCCGTCTGGAACCGCACGGTCGAAAAGGCCCGCGAGGCCGTGGGCGACCTGGCCACCGACATCCGCGAATACACCTCGCAGGCGCTGGCGTCGGCCGTCCAGCCCGGCGACGTGGTGGTGTCCATGCTGCCCGCCGACCAGCACCCGGTCGTGGCCCGCATCTGCATCGAAAAAAAGGCGCATTTCGTCAGCTCCTCCTACATCTCGCCCGAGATGGCGGCGCTGGAGCAGGCGGCGATGGACGCGGGCGTGGCGCTGGTGAACGAGGTCGGGCTGGACCCCGGCATCGACCACCTGATGGCGCATGAGCTGGTCGCCGACTACCGCCATGTGGCCCGGCCCGGCGACCGGATCAGCTTTACCAGCTATTGCGGCGGCATCCCCCGGCACCCGAACCCGTTCCGCTACAAGTTCTCATGGTCGCCCTTGGGCGTTCTGCGGGCGCTGCGATCGCCCTCGCTGTCGATCCGCGACGGCGAGGAGCGGAAGGTTGAACGCCCCTGGCACGCGATCGAGCCCTACGAGGCGCCGCTGCCGGTGCCCGAGCATTTCGAGGTTTATCCGAACCGCGATTCCACCGCCTTCATCGGCCAGTATGGCTTCGATCCCGGTTGGGAGATCCGGGATTTCGTGCGCGGAACCATCCGCCTGAAGGGCTGGTCCGAGGCCTGGTCCGATGTCTTCGCCGAGGTCGAGGGCCTAGCCGGTCCGGAAGGCGACGCCCGCCTGCGCGAGATGGCCGACGAGTTCTGGTCCCGGCACGCCTATGCCGAGGGCGAGCCCGACCGCGTCGTGCTGTTCGTCCGTCTTGCCGCGATGCGGGGGAACGAGGCTGTGTTCGACAAGGAATGGGTGCTGGACGCGCAGGGCGACAAGAACGGCACCGCGATGGCGCAGCTCGTCTCGATCCCGGTCGCGCTGGCGGTCGAGGCGGTGCTGGCGGGCGCCTTCCCTGCCGGAGTCCACGCCGCCCCCGACGATCCCGACCTGATCGGCCGCTGGCTGGTCGAGACGGGCGAGATCGCCGACCACATGGCGAAGGTGGATCATCTGAAGGCCTGA
- a CDS encoding aspartate-semialdehyde dehydrogenase, whose product MGYKIVVAGATGNVGREMLSILAERQFPADEVVALASRRSLGTEVSFGDRTLKTKDIEGFDFSGYDMALFAIGSEATKKYAPIAASQGCVVIDNSSLYRYDPAIPLIVPEVNADAIEGYRNKMIIANPNCSTAQMVVALKPLHDRARIRRVVVSTYQSVSGAGKDGMDELWSQTKGMYVPGQEVAPKKFQRQIAFNVIPQIDVFMEDGQTKEEWKMVAETKKIMDPSIKVTATCVRVPVFVGHSESINIEFEDFLDEDEARDILREAPGVLVIDKREPGGYVTPVESAGEDATYISRIRQDQTVENGLNLWCVSDNLRKGAALNAVQIAELLGNRILKKG is encoded by the coding sequence ATGGGTTACAAGATCGTCGTCGCGGGGGCCACGGGGAACGTGGGCCGCGAAATGCTGAGCATCCTGGCCGAGCGCCAGTTTCCTGCCGATGAGGTGGTGGCTCTGGCCTCGCGCCGGAGCCTTGGCACCGAGGTCAGTTTCGGCGACAGGACCCTGAAGACCAAGGACATCGAGGGCTTCGACTTTTCCGGCTACGACATGGCGCTGTTTGCCATCGGGTCCGAGGCCACGAAGAAATACGCCCCCATCGCGGCCAGCCAGGGCTGCGTGGTGATCGACAATTCGTCCTTGTATCGTTACGACCCCGCGATTCCGCTGATCGTGCCCGAGGTGAACGCCGACGCGATCGAGGGTTACCGCAACAAGATGATCATCGCGAACCCCAACTGCTCGACCGCCCAGATGGTGGTGGCGCTGAAGCCGCTGCATGACCGGGCGCGGATCAGGCGGGTGGTGGTGTCCACCTACCAGTCGGTGTCGGGCGCGGGCAAGGACGGCATGGACGAGCTCTGGTCCCAGACCAAGGGGATGTATGTCCCGGGGCAAGAGGTCGCGCCGAAGAAGTTCCAGCGCCAGATCGCTTTCAACGTCATTCCCCAGATCGACGTCTTCATGGAGGACGGCCAGACGAAAGAGGAATGGAAGATGGTCGCCGAAACCAAGAAGATCATGGACCCGTCGATCAAGGTCACGGCGACCTGCGTGCGTGTCCCGGTCTTCGTCGGCCATTCGGAATCGATCAACATCGAGTTCGAGGATTTCCTGGACGAGGACGAGGCCCGCGACATCCTGCGCGAGGCGCCGGGCGTGCTGGTCATCGACAAGCGCGAACCTGGCGGCTACGTTACCCCGGTCGAATCCGCGGGCGAGGACGCGACCTACATCAGCCGCATCCGCCAGGACCAGACGGTCGAAAACGGCCTGAACCTGTGGTGCGTCAGCGACAACCTGCGCAAGGGCGCGGCCTTGAACGCCGTCCAGATCGCCGAACTGCTGGGCAACCGCATCCTGAAGAAAGGATAA
- a CDS encoding efflux RND transporter periplasmic adaptor subunit, with protein MVVAAFAFAMIAPVPAAAQAPGSGPGAPQDPREVGVTTLQRDTVPVTVTLPGRAVAYQETGIRPQVGGEIVEIAYQPGTSVEAGTVLFRLNDDQLAATLSAAEAAVISAEAAVQGATATVNRYDRLQGSGVSRAELETVQVALANARASLAAAEAERALAQLAVDRTEIRSPIDGVPDIANVSIGDLVTANQGDVLTTVTQIDPIYVDVSDSRARILRNREQRAQGRMVRVEGREAALILETGQVYPEAGRFVAPGREVSPTTGTVPFRLEFPNPHRLILPGQFVRVQMTVGAVEGVLVPQGPTRRSAVGQLTAFVARDSRAVEVVLTEAGTHESNWIVIDGVEAGDLLILDGLTNLNDGDEITTIPVTIDPEGVVREVPGPEATAFQDVPVPVPASGAVAPVPAVAAAPAPRPVGVAN; from the coding sequence ATGGTCGTGGCGGCTTTTGCCTTCGCCATGATCGCCCCTGTTCCCGCCGCCGCGCAGGCTCCGGGTTCCGGGCCAGGCGCGCCGCAGGACCCGCGCGAGGTGGGCGTCACCACCCTGCAGCGCGACACGGTGCCAGTGACCGTCACCCTGCCCGGCCGCGCGGTGGCTTATCAGGAAACCGGCATCCGCCCGCAGGTGGGCGGCGAGATCGTCGAGATCGCCTATCAGCCCGGCACCTCGGTCGAGGCGGGGACCGTCCTTTTCCGGCTGAACGACGACCAGCTTGCCGCCACGCTCTCGGCCGCCGAGGCCGCGGTGATCAGTGCCGAGGCTGCCGTCCAGGGCGCCACCGCCACCGTCAACCGCTATGACCGCCTGCAGGGCAGCGGCGTCAGCCGGGCCGAGCTTGAAACCGTGCAGGTCGCGCTGGCCAACGCCCGCGCCAGCCTTGCCGCGGCCGAGGCCGAACGCGCGCTGGCCCAGCTTGCCGTGGACCGGACCGAGATCCGCAGCCCCATCGACGGCGTGCCCGACATCGCCAATGTCTCGATCGGCGATCTCGTCACCGCCAACCAGGGCGACGTGCTGACCACGGTCACGCAGATCGACCCCATCTATGTCGATGTCTCGGATTCCCGCGCCCGCATCCTGCGCAACCGCGAGCAGCGGGCGCAAGGCCGGATGGTCCGGGTCGAGGGGCGCGAGGCCGCGCTGATCCTGGAAACCGGGCAGGTCTATCCCGAGGCCGGGCGCTTCGTCGCGCCGGGGCGCGAGGTCTCGCCCACCACCGGCACGGTGCCTTTCCGGCTTGAGTTCCCCAATCCCCACCGCCTGATCCTGCCGGGGCAGTTCGTGCGCGTGCAGATGACCGTCGGCGCGGTGGAAGGCGTGCTGGTCCCGCAGGGTCCGACGCGGCGATCCGCCGTGGGCCAGTTGACGGCCTTTGTCGCCCGCGACAGCCGCGCGGTCGAGGTCGTGCTGACCGAGGCCGGAACCCATGAAAGCAACTGGATCGTGATCGACGGCGTCGAGGCAGGCGACCTGCTGATCCTCGACGGGCTGACCAACCTGAACGACGGCGACGAGATCACCACAATTCCCGTCACCATCGACCCCGAGGGCGTGGTGCGCGAGGTCCCCGGACCCGAGGCCACCGCCTTCCAGGACGTCCCCGTCCCCGTCCCGGCATCCGGCGCGGTTGCGCCCGTGCCGGCGGTGGCGGCGGCCCCGGCCCCGCGCCCCGTCGGCGTCGCCAACTGA
- a CDS encoding NlpC/P60 family protein, with the protein MDRRLTPATDRVALRGSGIARDEVTDGRPMRLAAPVADLLRAPGGARDRQLLHGADVTLIEERDGWGFVQAVADGYCGWVTLFALTADMPPITHRVTAPATHLYPAPDFKQPERGSLPMGARLSVTATEGRFAQLADGLFVPIQHISERPAEDPAQVALRLLGTPYLWGGNSRGGIDCSGLAQAALHGAGIACPGDSDLQRNAFPVADNIQRGDLLFWPGHVAMALDETTMIHATAWTMSVITENIAAAIARIAAAGDGPFLGARRPRLDDRIAFP; encoded by the coding sequence ATGGATCGCCGCTTGACTCCGGCGACCGACCGCGTGGCGCTGCGTGGATCGGGGATCGCGCGGGATGAGGTCACGGATGGCCGCCCGATGCGGCTGGCCGCGCCCGTGGCCGACCTGCTGCGCGCACCTGGAGGCGCAAGGGACCGCCAGCTTCTGCACGGCGCGGATGTGACGCTGATCGAGGAGCGCGACGGCTGGGGCTTCGTGCAGGCGGTGGCGGACGGCTATTGCGGCTGGGTGACCCTTTTCGCTTTGACGGCGGACATGCCCCCGATCACCCATCGCGTGACGGCACCGGCCACGCATCTTTACCCCGCGCCCGACTTCAAGCAGCCCGAGCGGGGCAGCCTGCCCATGGGCGCGCGCCTGTCGGTCACGGCAACCGAGGGCCGCTTTGCACAACTGGCGGACGGACTGTTCGTGCCGATCCAGCATATCTCGGAGCGCCCCGCCGAGGACCCGGCCCAGGTCGCGCTGCGCCTTCTCGGCACGCCCTATCTCTGGGGTGGGAACAGCCGGGGGGGCATCGACTGCTCGGGGCTGGCGCAGGCGGCTCTGCATGGGGCGGGGATCGCCTGTCCCGGCGACAGCGACCTTCAGCGCAACGCCTTCCCCGTCGCGGACAACATCCAGCGCGGTGACCTGCTGTTCTGGCCGGGCCATGTCGCAATGGCACTGGACGAAACGACAATGATCCACGCCACCGCATGGACAATGTCCGTCATCACCGAAAACATCGCCGCCGCCATCGCCCGCATCGCCGCCGCCGGCGACGGCCCCTTCCTCGGCGCGCGCCGTCCGCGTCTGGACGACCGCATCGCCTTTCCGTAA
- a CDS encoding saccharopine dehydrogenase, whose translation MVHLWVRAESRPNEDRVGITPEGVRDLIRRGFRVTVEDSPRRVIPTADYRAAGASIAPEGSWPEAPVDAIIFGLKELPGDGSPLMHRHIMFGHAFKGQPSGQVLLRRFRDGGGRLYDLEYLLDDKGRRLAAFGYWAGYAGAAVSLKAWAAQQRGGICAPVRTWPHKDALTAALRAELDGTGHARPRAIVIGAKGRVGSGAADLCAEVGVRVTKWDMAETADGGPFPEILLHEVFLNCILAQPGCPVFVPESAVNPGRALTVIGDIACDPTSEFNPVRVYDRTTTWGAPVLRVAENPALDVMAIDNLPSMLPRESSLDYAAQLLPVLRALDAIDTGAWGRAADICDTHLKGLAP comes from the coding sequence ATGGTGCATCTGTGGGTCCGGGCGGAAAGCCGCCCCAACGAGGACAGGGTCGGCATCACCCCCGAGGGCGTGCGCGACCTGATCCGCCGCGGCTTCCGCGTCACCGTGGAAGACAGCCCCCGCCGCGTGATCCCGACCGCCGACTATCGCGCCGCCGGCGCCTCGATCGCGCCGGAAGGATCGTGGCCCGAGGCGCCCGTGGACGCCATCATCTTCGGCCTCAAGGAACTCCCCGGGGACGGCAGCCCCCTGATGCACCGCCACATCATGTTCGGCCATGCCTTCAAGGGCCAGCCCTCGGGGCAGGTGCTGCTGCGCCGCTTCCGCGACGGCGGCGGGCGGCTTTACGATCTTGAATACCTGCTGGACGACAAGGGTCGCCGCCTTGCGGCCTTCGGCTACTGGGCGGGCTATGCGGGTGCCGCGGTATCCCTGAAGGCCTGGGCCGCGCAACAGCGGGGCGGCATCTGCGCGCCCGTCCGCACCTGGCCCCACAAGGACGCGCTGACTGCGGCGCTGCGGGCGGAACTGGACGGCACCGGCCATGCCCGCCCCCGCGCCATCGTCATCGGCGCGAAAGGCCGCGTGGGCAGCGGGGCTGCCGACCTGTGTGCCGAGGTGGGCGTGCGCGTCACGAAATGGGACATGGCCGAAACCGCAGACGGCGGCCCCTTCCCGGAAATCCTGCTGCACGAGGTCTTCCTCAACTGCATCCTCGCCCAGCCCGGCTGCCCGGTCTTCGTCCCCGAAAGCGCCGTGAATCCCGGTCGCGCCCTGACCGTGATCGGCGATATCGCCTGCGACCCCACAAGCGAGTTCAACCCGGTCCGCGTCTATGACCGCACCACGACATGGGGCGCCCCCGTCCTGCGCGTGGCCGAGAACCCAGCCCTCGACGTCATGGCCATCGACAACCTGCCCTCGATGCTGCCGCGGGAATCGAGCCTTGACTATGCGGCGCAACTGCTGCCGGTGCTGCGGGCGCTCGACGCCATCGACACCGGCGCCTGGGGCCGCGCCGCCGATATCTGTGACACCCATCTGAAAGGGCTTGCGCCATGA
- a CDS encoding efflux RND transporter permease subunit — translation MAQFFIHRPVFAWVLAIVTMLAGVWGLLSLPVSQYPDIAPTTIRISASYPGATAEAVQNSVTTQIEDTLTGLEGLLYFESSSFRGRSSLTLTFDDSVDPTDALNDVQSRVRSVESRLPSAVQSDGVSVTRSTSSILMVGSLVSTDGRYSTVELGNLLEEVVEGPVKRVDGVGGIDIFGSGYAMRIWLDPLRLAQFQLTPSDITAAVAEQNSTVSVGSLGSQPVVPGQQFTATMTAQSQLTSVEDFRRILLRTGADGSNVWLGDVAEIEIGQEAYGANSRFNGANASGFGVNLETGANAVDTAAGVRAVLDSLQPALPDGVELRVAYDTSPFVEQSIEKVYHTLLEAVVLVIAVILVFLQSWRATIIPVVVVPVVLLGTFAVLFAFGYTINTLTMFAMVLAIGLLVDDAIVVVENVERIMREDGLDPVRATEVGMRQITGALIGIAVVLSAVFLPMAFMVGSTGVVYRQFSVTIITAMMLSLAAALILTPSQTATLLRPHHGPPRFAPARWFNRGFDRATDWYTRVIARTVRHPLLVVLLLAVISVVVWQLFTRMNSTFLPTEDQGVLMAQINLSEGSTTQQTLAVVEEIETYLLNEEPAVASTFGALGFGFSGTGQGRATLFVRLKGFDERGDPELSAQALVQRATERFANHRAGRINFVQPPPIQGVGNSAGFQMFLIDQSAQGTAALREAAQALEEAANDHPQLANVRSSGDEDTAALRLDIDPQRAEALGLSLSEVNGMLATIFSGREVNDFAMGATLRPVIVQAGAEFRMQPENLEDWYARNASGEMVPFSAFMSTRWEPIAPRLSRFEGTNAISISGNEAPGATSGQAMDAMEELVAQMPGGYGVAWTGLAYQERQAGNQAPFLYALSALVVFLCLAALYESWTVPFAVMLSVPVGILGAVLAALIFGQSNDVYFKVGILTTIGLAAKNAILIVEFARDLEVAGRSTVDAAIEAAKLRLRPILMTSLAFILGVLPLAIASGAGAAAQNSIGIGVMGGMISATFLGIFMIPGLYVAVRRLTGNRPLAGTHAQPAGQATA, via the coding sequence ATGGCGCAGTTCTTCATCCATCGCCCGGTCTTCGCCTGGGTGCTGGCGATCGTGACGATGCTGGCCGGGGTCTGGGGGCTGCTGAGCCTGCCGGTGTCCCAATATCCCGACATCGCGCCGACGACGATCCGCATCTCGGCCAGCTATCCCGGCGCGACCGCCGAGGCGGTGCAGAATTCGGTCACGACGCAGATCGAGGACACGCTGACCGGGCTGGAAGGGCTGCTCTACTTCGAATCCTCGTCCTTCCGCGGCCGGTCCTCGCTGACCCTGACCTTCGACGACAGCGTGGACCCGACCGATGCGCTGAACGACGTGCAGTCGCGGGTCCGCAGCGTCGAATCGCGCCTGCCTTCGGCGGTGCAGTCGGACGGGGTGTCGGTCACGCGCTCGACCTCGTCGATCCTGATGGTGGGCTCGCTGGTCTCGACCGACGGGCGCTATTCCACGGTCGAACTCGGCAACCTGCTGGAGGAGGTCGTCGAAGGCCCGGTCAAGCGCGTGGACGGGGTCGGCGGCATCGACATCTTCGGCTCGGGCTATGCCATGCGGATCTGGCTGGACCCGCTGCGGCTCGCGCAGTTCCAGTTGACGCCCTCGGACATCACGGCGGCGGTGGCGGAACAGAACTCGACCGTCTCGGTCGGCTCGCTCGGCAGCCAGCCGGTGGTGCCGGGCCAGCAGTTCACCGCCACGATGACGGCACAAAGCCAGTTGACCAGCGTCGAGGATTTCCGCCGCATCCTTTTGCGGACCGGCGCCGACGGCTCGAACGTCTGGCTGGGCGACGTGGCCGAGATCGAGATCGGCCAGGAAGCCTATGGCGCCAACAGCCGCTTCAACGGCGCCAATGCCTCGGGCTTCGGGGTGAACCTGGAAACCGGCGCCAACGCCGTGGACACCGCGGCGGGCGTGCGCGCGGTGCTGGATTCGCTGCAGCCCGCCCTGCCGGATGGGGTGGAACTGCGGGTCGCCTATGACACCTCGCCCTTTGTCGAACAGTCGATCGAAAAGGTTTACCACACGCTGCTGGAAGCCGTCGTCCTGGTCATCGCGGTGATCCTGGTCTTCCTGCAAAGCTGGCGGGCGACGATCATCCCGGTGGTCGTGGTGCCCGTGGTTCTGCTGGGCACCTTCGCCGTGCTGTTCGCCTTCGGCTACACGATCAACACCCTGACCATGTTCGCCATGGTGCTGGCGATCGGCCTGCTGGTGGACGACGCCATCGTCGTGGTCGAAAACGTGGAACGCATCATGCGCGAGGACGGCCTTGATCCCGTCCGCGCGACCGAGGTCGGGATGCGCCAGATCACCGGCGCGCTGATCGGCATCGCGGTCGTGCTGTCAGCGGTGTTCCTGCCGATGGCCTTCATGGTCGGCTCGACTGGCGTCGTCTATCGCCAGTTCTCGGTCACGATCATCACCGCGATGATGCTGTCGCTGGCGGCGGCCCTGATCCTGACGCCGTCCCAGACCGCGACGCTGTTGCGCCCCCATCACGGACCGCCACGCTTCGCGCCCGCGCGCTGGTTCAACCGCGGCTTCGACCGGGCAACCGACTGGTACACGCGGGTCATCGCCCGCACCGTGCGTCACCCGCTGCTGGTGGTGCTGCTGCTGGCCGTCATCAGCGTCGTGGTCTGGCAGCTTTTCACGCGGATGAACTCGACCTTTCTGCCGACCGAGGATCAGGGCGTGCTGATGGCCCAGATCAACCTGTCGGAAGGCTCGACCACCCAGCAGACGCTGGCCGTGGTCGAGGAGATCGAAACCTACCTGCTGAACGAGGAACCCGCCGTCGCCTCGACCTTCGGCGCCCTCGGCTTCGGCTTTTCCGGGACCGGGCAGGGCCGGGCCACCCTGTTCGTGCGGCTCAAGGGCTTCGACGAGCGCGGCGACCCCGAGCTTTCGGCCCAGGCCCTTGTCCAGCGCGCCACCGAGCGTTTCGCCAACCATCGCGCAGGCCGCATCAACTTCGTCCAGCCGCCGCCGATCCAGGGCGTTGGCAACAGCGCCGGCTTCCAGATGTTCCTGATCGACCAGTCGGCCCAAGGCACGGCCGCGCTGCGCGAGGCCGCGCAGGCGCTGGAGGAGGCAGCCAACGACCACCCGCAACTGGCCAACGTCCGCAGTTCGGGGGACGAGGACACCGCCGCGCTCAGGCTCGACATCGACCCACAGCGGGCCGAGGCGCTGGGGCTGAGCCTCTCCGAGGTGAACGGGATGCTGGCCACGATCTTCTCGGGGCGCGAGGTCAACGACTTCGCCATGGGCGCCACCCTGCGCCCGGTGATCGTGCAGGCGGGGGCCGAGTTCCGCATGCAGCCCGAGAACCTCGAGGACTGGTATGCCCGCAACGCCTCGGGCGAGATGGTGCCTTTCAGCGCCTTCATGTCCACCCGCTGGGAACCGATCGCCCCCCGGCTGTCGCGCTTCGAGGGCACCAACGCGATCTCGATTTCCGGCAACGAGGCGCCCGGCGCGACCTCGGGACAGGCCATGGATGCGATGGAGGAACTGGTCGCCCAGATGCCCGGCGGCTATGGCGTAGCCTGGACCGGGCTTGCCTATCAGGAACGCCAGGCGGGCAACCAGGCGCCCTTCCTTTACGCGCTGTCGGCGCTGGTGGTCTTCCTGTGCCTCGCCGCGCTTTACGAAAGCTGGACGGTGCCCTTCGCGGTGATGCTGTCGGTGCCGGTCGGCATCCTGGGGGCGGTGCTGGCCGCGCTGATCTTCGGGCAGTCGAACGATGTCTATTTCAAGGTCGGCATCCTGACGACCATCGGCCTTGCGGCCAAGAACGCCATACTGATCGTGGAATTCGCCCGCGATCTCGAGGTCGCGGGCCGCAGCACCGTCGATGCCGCCATCGAGGCCGCCAAGCTGCGCCTGCGCCCGATCCTGATGACCTCGCTGGCCTTCATCCTCGGCGTGCTGCCGCTGGCGATCGCCTCAGGGGCGGGGGCCGCGGCGCAGAACTCGATCGGGATCGGGGTGATGGGCGGGATGATCTCGGCCACCTTCCTCGGCATCTTCATGATCCCGGGGCTTTACGTCGCCGTCCGCCGCCTGACCGGCAACCGGCCGCTGGCCGGCACCCATGCGCAGCCCGCAGGGCAGGCGACCGCATGA